From the genome of Labrus bergylta chromosome 12, fLabBer1.1, whole genome shotgun sequence, one region includes:
- the LOC109993154 gene encoding complement component receptor 1-like protein isoform X5, producing the protein MAVCLVFLLSSLGLAITAQAQDCPKPVPGPNMNLKGNDIVLQEFPDGTKVTFTCEVGYQSAGGSGVSTCSAGNWSPVRLQCERKNCGALEAVINGDITYPTSTLFGDTAVVTCNAGYRRVGRETIRCGDAGWLDRLPVCEVSKCGPPPAIADGTFYPEKEEYEYREVVRYTCQKDLTLNGSKSVSCSEDGTFTPAAPTCINVQCEAPNIDNAEYIAGSLNSYKYKATVTHQCRTGYMMIGQSTSVCEIDGEWSPKLLECQRKNCGALEAVINGTITYPTSTLFGDTAVVTCNTGYKLVGRDTIRCGDAGWLDRLPVCEEVQCKAPNIDNADFTSGSRYPYKYKATVTHQCRTGYMMIGQSTSVCGIDGQWSPKLLECKPKNCSKPVGGVNMNLKDRNTPTFPHGTSVTFVCDAGYESAGGSAVTTCTTGNWSPVTLKCVKKLPTPTTTDKPGGKEGDGDGGTDNGGSSTGTTVGIIIGCVAGLFLVVLAIYYFKKKKKLSERHC; encoded by the exons ATGGCTGTCTGTCTCGTCTTTCTACTCAGCAGTCTTGGCCTTGCTATTACTGCTCAAG CTCAAGACTGTCCCAAGCCTGTTCCAGGACCCAACATGAATTTAAAGGGCAATGACATAGTTTTGCAAGAATTCCCAGATGGGACCAAAGTGACTTTTACCTGTGAAGTTGGCTACCAGTCTGCAGGAGGGTCTGGAGTCAGTACTTGTTCTGCTGGGAATTGGAGTCCTGTGAGGCTGCAATGCGAGA GGAAAAACTGTGGTGCACTTGAAGCTGTAATAAATGGTGACATAACTTACCCTACATCAACCCTGTTTGGTGATACAGCGGTGGTAACTTGCAACGCTGG ATACAGACGGGTTGGTCGAGAGACAATCCGCTGTGGAGACGCAGGTTGGTTGGACAGGTTGCCTGTATGTGAAG TGTCTAAGTGTGGTCCACCACCTGCGATAGCTGATGGCACATTCTATCCAGAAAAAGAAGAGTATGAATACAGGGAAGTTGTGCGTTACACCTGTCAGAAGGATTTAACTCTCAATGGATCCAAATCAGTCTCCTGTTCAGAAGATGGAACATTTACACCTGCAGCTCCAACATGTATAA ATGTTCAATGTGAAGCCCCAAATATCGACAATGCCGAATATATTGCAGGTTCTCTGAATTCTTACAAATACAAAGCTACAGTGACACATCAGTGCAGAACTGGATATATGATGATAGGACAAAGTACCTCTGTATGTGAAATAGATGGCGAGTGGTCACCTAAACTTCTGGAATGTCAAC GGAAAAACTGTGGTGCACTTGAAGCTGTAATAAATGGTACAATAACTTACCCTACATCAACCCTGTTTGGTGATACAGCGGTGGTAACTTGCAACACTGG ATACAAACTGGTTGGTCGAGATACAATCCGCTGTGGAGACGCAGGTTGGTTGGACAGGTTGCCTGTATGTGAAG AGGTTCAGTGTAAAGCCCCAAATATCGACAATGCCGACTTTACTTCAGGTTCTCGGTATCCTTACAAATACAAAGCTACAGTGACACATCAGTGCAGAACTGGATATATGATGATAGGACAAAGTACCTCTGTATGTGGAATAGATGGCCAGTGGTCACCTAAACTTCTGGAATGTAAAC CCAAAAACTGTTCCAAACCTGTCGGAGGAGTCAACATGAATTTGAAGGACAGAAATACGCCCACATTCCCACATGGAACGAGCGTTACGTTTGTCTGTGATGCTGGCTACGAGTCTGCAGGAGGCTCTGCAGTCACTACCTGTACTACGGGGAATTGGAGCCCTGTGACGCTGAAATGCGTGAAGA AATTGCCCACCCCAACTACGACAGACAAGCCAGGTGGAAAGGAAGGTGATGGTGATGGAGGGACAG acaaCGGTGGAAGCAGCACTGGTACAACTGTGGGGATTATTATTGGATGTG TTGCAGGTCTCTTCCTGGTCGTTCTTGCAATCTATTatttcaagaaaaagaaaaag CTTTCAGAAAGGCACTGCTGA
- the LOC109993154 gene encoding complement component receptor 1-like protein isoform X6: MAVCLVFLLSSLGLAITAQAQDCPKPVPGPNMNLKGNDIVLQEFPDGTKVTFTCEVGYQSAGGSGVSTCSAGNWSPVRLQCERKNCGALEAVINGDITYPTSTLFGDTAVVTCNAGYRRVGRETIRCGDAGWLDRLPVCEVSKCGPPPAIADGTFYPEKEEYEYREVVRYTCQKDLTLNGSKSVSCSEDGTFTPAAPTCINVQCEAPNIDNAEYIAGSLNSYKYKATVTHQCRTGYMMIGQSTSVCEIDGEWSPKLLECQRKNCGALEAVINGTITYPTSTLFGDTAVVTCNTGYKLVGRDTIRCGDAGWLDRLPVCEEVQCKAPNIDNADFTSGSRYPYKYKATVTHQCRTGYMMIGQSTSVCGIDGQWSPKLLECKPKNCSKPVGGVNMNLKDRNTPTFPHGTSVTFVCDAGYESAGGSAVTTCTTGNWSPVTLKCVKKLPTPTTTDKPGGKEGDGDGGTDNGGSSTGTTVGIIIGCVAGLFLVVLAIYYFKKKKK; the protein is encoded by the exons ATGGCTGTCTGTCTCGTCTTTCTACTCAGCAGTCTTGGCCTTGCTATTACTGCTCAAG CTCAAGACTGTCCCAAGCCTGTTCCAGGACCCAACATGAATTTAAAGGGCAATGACATAGTTTTGCAAGAATTCCCAGATGGGACCAAAGTGACTTTTACCTGTGAAGTTGGCTACCAGTCTGCAGGAGGGTCTGGAGTCAGTACTTGTTCTGCTGGGAATTGGAGTCCTGTGAGGCTGCAATGCGAGA GGAAAAACTGTGGTGCACTTGAAGCTGTAATAAATGGTGACATAACTTACCCTACATCAACCCTGTTTGGTGATACAGCGGTGGTAACTTGCAACGCTGG ATACAGACGGGTTGGTCGAGAGACAATCCGCTGTGGAGACGCAGGTTGGTTGGACAGGTTGCCTGTATGTGAAG TGTCTAAGTGTGGTCCACCACCTGCGATAGCTGATGGCACATTCTATCCAGAAAAAGAAGAGTATGAATACAGGGAAGTTGTGCGTTACACCTGTCAGAAGGATTTAACTCTCAATGGATCCAAATCAGTCTCCTGTTCAGAAGATGGAACATTTACACCTGCAGCTCCAACATGTATAA ATGTTCAATGTGAAGCCCCAAATATCGACAATGCCGAATATATTGCAGGTTCTCTGAATTCTTACAAATACAAAGCTACAGTGACACATCAGTGCAGAACTGGATATATGATGATAGGACAAAGTACCTCTGTATGTGAAATAGATGGCGAGTGGTCACCTAAACTTCTGGAATGTCAAC GGAAAAACTGTGGTGCACTTGAAGCTGTAATAAATGGTACAATAACTTACCCTACATCAACCCTGTTTGGTGATACAGCGGTGGTAACTTGCAACACTGG ATACAAACTGGTTGGTCGAGATACAATCCGCTGTGGAGACGCAGGTTGGTTGGACAGGTTGCCTGTATGTGAAG AGGTTCAGTGTAAAGCCCCAAATATCGACAATGCCGACTTTACTTCAGGTTCTCGGTATCCTTACAAATACAAAGCTACAGTGACACATCAGTGCAGAACTGGATATATGATGATAGGACAAAGTACCTCTGTATGTGGAATAGATGGCCAGTGGTCACCTAAACTTCTGGAATGTAAAC CCAAAAACTGTTCCAAACCTGTCGGAGGAGTCAACATGAATTTGAAGGACAGAAATACGCCCACATTCCCACATGGAACGAGCGTTACGTTTGTCTGTGATGCTGGCTACGAGTCTGCAGGAGGCTCTGCAGTCACTACCTGTACTACGGGGAATTGGAGCCCTGTGACGCTGAAATGCGTGAAGA AATTGCCCACCCCAACTACGACAGACAAGCCAGGTGGAAAGGAAGGTGATGGTGATGGAGGGACAG acaaCGGTGGAAGCAGCACTGGTACAACTGTGGGGATTATTATTGGATGTG TTGCAGGTCTCTTCCTGGTCGTTCTTGCAATCTATTatttcaagaaaaagaaaaag tAA
- the LOC109993154 gene encoding complement component receptor 1-like protein isoform X10: MAVCLVFLLSSLGLAITAQAQDCPKPVPGPNMNLKGNDIVLQEFPDGTKVTFTCEVGYQSAGGSGVSTCSAGNWSPVRLQCERKNCGALEAVINGDITYPTSTLFGDTAVVTCNAGYRRVGRETIRCGDAGWLDRLPVCEVSKCGPPPAIADGTFYPEKEEYEYREVVRYTCQKDLTLNGSKSVSCSEDGTFTPAAPTCINVQCEAPNIDNAEYIAGSLNSYKYKATVTHQCRTGYMMIGQSTSVCEIDGEWSPKLLECQRKNCGALEAVINGTITYPTSTLFGDTAVVTCNTGYKLVGRDTIRCGDAGWLDRLPVCEEVQCKAPNIDNADFTSGSRYPYKYKATVTHQCRTGYMMIGQSTSVCGIDGQWSPKLLECKPKNCSKPVGGVNMNLKDRNTPTFPHGTSVTFVCDAGYESAGGSAVTTCTTGNWSPVTLKCVKNNGGSSTGTTVGIIIGCVAGLFLVVLAIYYFKKKKKLSERHC; the protein is encoded by the exons ATGGCTGTCTGTCTCGTCTTTCTACTCAGCAGTCTTGGCCTTGCTATTACTGCTCAAG CTCAAGACTGTCCCAAGCCTGTTCCAGGACCCAACATGAATTTAAAGGGCAATGACATAGTTTTGCAAGAATTCCCAGATGGGACCAAAGTGACTTTTACCTGTGAAGTTGGCTACCAGTCTGCAGGAGGGTCTGGAGTCAGTACTTGTTCTGCTGGGAATTGGAGTCCTGTGAGGCTGCAATGCGAGA GGAAAAACTGTGGTGCACTTGAAGCTGTAATAAATGGTGACATAACTTACCCTACATCAACCCTGTTTGGTGATACAGCGGTGGTAACTTGCAACGCTGG ATACAGACGGGTTGGTCGAGAGACAATCCGCTGTGGAGACGCAGGTTGGTTGGACAGGTTGCCTGTATGTGAAG TGTCTAAGTGTGGTCCACCACCTGCGATAGCTGATGGCACATTCTATCCAGAAAAAGAAGAGTATGAATACAGGGAAGTTGTGCGTTACACCTGTCAGAAGGATTTAACTCTCAATGGATCCAAATCAGTCTCCTGTTCAGAAGATGGAACATTTACACCTGCAGCTCCAACATGTATAA ATGTTCAATGTGAAGCCCCAAATATCGACAATGCCGAATATATTGCAGGTTCTCTGAATTCTTACAAATACAAAGCTACAGTGACACATCAGTGCAGAACTGGATATATGATGATAGGACAAAGTACCTCTGTATGTGAAATAGATGGCGAGTGGTCACCTAAACTTCTGGAATGTCAAC GGAAAAACTGTGGTGCACTTGAAGCTGTAATAAATGGTACAATAACTTACCCTACATCAACCCTGTTTGGTGATACAGCGGTGGTAACTTGCAACACTGG ATACAAACTGGTTGGTCGAGATACAATCCGCTGTGGAGACGCAGGTTGGTTGGACAGGTTGCCTGTATGTGAAG AGGTTCAGTGTAAAGCCCCAAATATCGACAATGCCGACTTTACTTCAGGTTCTCGGTATCCTTACAAATACAAAGCTACAGTGACACATCAGTGCAGAACTGGATATATGATGATAGGACAAAGTACCTCTGTATGTGGAATAGATGGCCAGTGGTCACCTAAACTTCTGGAATGTAAAC CCAAAAACTGTTCCAAACCTGTCGGAGGAGTCAACATGAATTTGAAGGACAGAAATACGCCCACATTCCCACATGGAACGAGCGTTACGTTTGTCTGTGATGCTGGCTACGAGTCTGCAGGAGGCTCTGCAGTCACTACCTGTACTACGGGGAATTGGAGCCCTGTGACGCTGAAATGCGTGAAGA acaaCGGTGGAAGCAGCACTGGTACAACTGTGGGGATTATTATTGGATGTG TTGCAGGTCTCTTCCTGGTCGTTCTTGCAATCTATTatttcaagaaaaagaaaaag CTTTCAGAAAGGCACTGCTGA
- the LOC109993154 gene encoding complement component receptor 1-like protein isoform X12 — translation MAVCLVFLLSSLGLAITAQAQDCPKPVPGPNMNLKGNDIVLQEFPDGTKVTFTCEVGYQSAGGSGVSTCSAGNWSPVRLQCERKNCGALEAVINGDITYPTSTLFGDTAVVTCNAGYRRVGRETIRCGDAGWLDRLPVCEVSKCGPPPAIADGTFYPEKEEYEYREVVRYTCQKDLTLNGSKSVSCSEDGTFTPAAPTCINVQCEAPNIDNAEYIAGSLNSYKYKATVTHQCRTGYMMIGQSTSVCEIDGEWSPKLLECQRKNCGALEAVINGTITYPTSTLFGDTAVVTCNTGYKLVGRDTIRCGDAGWLDRLPVCEEVQCKAPNIDNADFTSGSRYPYKYKATVTHQCRTGYMMIGQSTSVCGIDGQWSPKLLECKPKNCSKPVGGVNMNLKDRNTPTFPHGTSVTFVCDAGYESAGGSAVTTCTTGNWSPVTLKCVKNNGGSSTGTTVGIIIGCVAGLFLVVLAIYYFKKKKK, via the exons ATGGCTGTCTGTCTCGTCTTTCTACTCAGCAGTCTTGGCCTTGCTATTACTGCTCAAG CTCAAGACTGTCCCAAGCCTGTTCCAGGACCCAACATGAATTTAAAGGGCAATGACATAGTTTTGCAAGAATTCCCAGATGGGACCAAAGTGACTTTTACCTGTGAAGTTGGCTACCAGTCTGCAGGAGGGTCTGGAGTCAGTACTTGTTCTGCTGGGAATTGGAGTCCTGTGAGGCTGCAATGCGAGA GGAAAAACTGTGGTGCACTTGAAGCTGTAATAAATGGTGACATAACTTACCCTACATCAACCCTGTTTGGTGATACAGCGGTGGTAACTTGCAACGCTGG ATACAGACGGGTTGGTCGAGAGACAATCCGCTGTGGAGACGCAGGTTGGTTGGACAGGTTGCCTGTATGTGAAG TGTCTAAGTGTGGTCCACCACCTGCGATAGCTGATGGCACATTCTATCCAGAAAAAGAAGAGTATGAATACAGGGAAGTTGTGCGTTACACCTGTCAGAAGGATTTAACTCTCAATGGATCCAAATCAGTCTCCTGTTCAGAAGATGGAACATTTACACCTGCAGCTCCAACATGTATAA ATGTTCAATGTGAAGCCCCAAATATCGACAATGCCGAATATATTGCAGGTTCTCTGAATTCTTACAAATACAAAGCTACAGTGACACATCAGTGCAGAACTGGATATATGATGATAGGACAAAGTACCTCTGTATGTGAAATAGATGGCGAGTGGTCACCTAAACTTCTGGAATGTCAAC GGAAAAACTGTGGTGCACTTGAAGCTGTAATAAATGGTACAATAACTTACCCTACATCAACCCTGTTTGGTGATACAGCGGTGGTAACTTGCAACACTGG ATACAAACTGGTTGGTCGAGATACAATCCGCTGTGGAGACGCAGGTTGGTTGGACAGGTTGCCTGTATGTGAAG AGGTTCAGTGTAAAGCCCCAAATATCGACAATGCCGACTTTACTTCAGGTTCTCGGTATCCTTACAAATACAAAGCTACAGTGACACATCAGTGCAGAACTGGATATATGATGATAGGACAAAGTACCTCTGTATGTGGAATAGATGGCCAGTGGTCACCTAAACTTCTGGAATGTAAAC CCAAAAACTGTTCCAAACCTGTCGGAGGAGTCAACATGAATTTGAAGGACAGAAATACGCCCACATTCCCACATGGAACGAGCGTTACGTTTGTCTGTGATGCTGGCTACGAGTCTGCAGGAGGCTCTGCAGTCACTACCTGTACTACGGGGAATTGGAGCCCTGTGACGCTGAAATGCGTGAAGA acaaCGGTGGAAGCAGCACTGGTACAACTGTGGGGATTATTATTGGATGTG TTGCAGGTCTCTTCCTGGTCGTTCTTGCAATCTATTatttcaagaaaaagaaaaag tAA
- the LOC109993154 gene encoding complement component receptor 1-like protein isoform X7, with amino-acid sequence MAVCLVFLLSSLGLAITAQAQDCPKPVPGPNMNLKGNDIVLQEFPDGTKVTFTCEVGYQSAGGSGVSTCSAGNWSPVRLQCERKNCGALEAVINGDITYPTSTLFGDTAVVTCNAGYRRVGRETIRCGDAGWLDRLPVCEVSKCGPPPAIADGTFYPEKEEYEYREVVRYTCQKDLTLNGSKSVSCSEDGTFTPAAPTCINVQCEAPNIDNAEYIAGSLNSYKYKATVTHQCRTGYMMIGQSTSVCEIDGEWSPKLLECQRKNCGALEAVINGTITYPTSTLFGDTAVVTCNTGYKLVGRDTIRCGDAGWLDRLPVCEEVQCKAPNIDNADFTSGSRYPYKYKATVTHQCRTGYMMIGQSTSVCGIDGQWSPKLLECKPKNCSKPVGGVNMNLKDRNTPTFPHGTSVTFVCDAGYESAGGSAVTTCTTGNWSPVTLKCVKNNGGSSTGTTVGIIIGCVAGLFLVVLAIYYFKKKKKAGKHSAAVGTTLLNEKTSD; translated from the exons ATGGCTGTCTGTCTCGTCTTTCTACTCAGCAGTCTTGGCCTTGCTATTACTGCTCAAG CTCAAGACTGTCCCAAGCCTGTTCCAGGACCCAACATGAATTTAAAGGGCAATGACATAGTTTTGCAAGAATTCCCAGATGGGACCAAAGTGACTTTTACCTGTGAAGTTGGCTACCAGTCTGCAGGAGGGTCTGGAGTCAGTACTTGTTCTGCTGGGAATTGGAGTCCTGTGAGGCTGCAATGCGAGA GGAAAAACTGTGGTGCACTTGAAGCTGTAATAAATGGTGACATAACTTACCCTACATCAACCCTGTTTGGTGATACAGCGGTGGTAACTTGCAACGCTGG ATACAGACGGGTTGGTCGAGAGACAATCCGCTGTGGAGACGCAGGTTGGTTGGACAGGTTGCCTGTATGTGAAG TGTCTAAGTGTGGTCCACCACCTGCGATAGCTGATGGCACATTCTATCCAGAAAAAGAAGAGTATGAATACAGGGAAGTTGTGCGTTACACCTGTCAGAAGGATTTAACTCTCAATGGATCCAAATCAGTCTCCTGTTCAGAAGATGGAACATTTACACCTGCAGCTCCAACATGTATAA ATGTTCAATGTGAAGCCCCAAATATCGACAATGCCGAATATATTGCAGGTTCTCTGAATTCTTACAAATACAAAGCTACAGTGACACATCAGTGCAGAACTGGATATATGATGATAGGACAAAGTACCTCTGTATGTGAAATAGATGGCGAGTGGTCACCTAAACTTCTGGAATGTCAAC GGAAAAACTGTGGTGCACTTGAAGCTGTAATAAATGGTACAATAACTTACCCTACATCAACCCTGTTTGGTGATACAGCGGTGGTAACTTGCAACACTGG ATACAAACTGGTTGGTCGAGATACAATCCGCTGTGGAGACGCAGGTTGGTTGGACAGGTTGCCTGTATGTGAAG AGGTTCAGTGTAAAGCCCCAAATATCGACAATGCCGACTTTACTTCAGGTTCTCGGTATCCTTACAAATACAAAGCTACAGTGACACATCAGTGCAGAACTGGATATATGATGATAGGACAAAGTACCTCTGTATGTGGAATAGATGGCCAGTGGTCACCTAAACTTCTGGAATGTAAAC CCAAAAACTGTTCCAAACCTGTCGGAGGAGTCAACATGAATTTGAAGGACAGAAATACGCCCACATTCCCACATGGAACGAGCGTTACGTTTGTCTGTGATGCTGGCTACGAGTCTGCAGGAGGCTCTGCAGTCACTACCTGTACTACGGGGAATTGGAGCCCTGTGACGCTGAAATGCGTGAAGA acaaCGGTGGAAGCAGCACTGGTACAACTGTGGGGATTATTATTGGATGTG TTGCAGGTCTCTTCCTGGTCGTTCTTGCAATCTATTatttcaagaaaaagaaaaaggcagg tAAGCACAGCGCTGCTGTTGGTACAACATTACTGAATGAGAAAACGTCTGATTAA
- the LOC109993154 gene encoding complement component receptor 1-like protein isoform X8, whose translation MAVCLVFLLSSLGLAITAQAQDCPKPVPGPNMNLKGNDIVLQEFPDGTKVTFTCEVGYQSAGGSGVSTCSAGNWSPVRLQCERKNCGALEAVINGDITYPTSTLFGDTAVVTCNAGYRRVGRETIRCGDAGWLDRLPVCEVSKCGPPPAIADGTFYPEKEEYEYREVVRYTCQKDLTLNGSKSVSCSEDGTFTPAAPTCINVQCEAPNIDNAEYIAGSLNSYKYKATVTHQCRTGYMMIGQSTSVCEIDGEWSPKLLECQRKNCGALEAVINGTITYPTSTLFGDTAVVTCNTGYKLVGRDTIRCGDAGWLDRLPVCEEVQCKAPNIDNADFTSGSRYPYKYKATVTHQCRTGYMMIGQSTSVCGIDGQWSPKLLECKPKNCSKPVGGVNMNLKDRNTPTFPHGTSVTFVCDAGYESAGGSAVTTCTTGNWSPVTLKCVKNNGGSSTGTTVGIIIGCAFRKALLKMRLQVTETLWSSRVVSTALLLVQHY comes from the exons ATGGCTGTCTGTCTCGTCTTTCTACTCAGCAGTCTTGGCCTTGCTATTACTGCTCAAG CTCAAGACTGTCCCAAGCCTGTTCCAGGACCCAACATGAATTTAAAGGGCAATGACATAGTTTTGCAAGAATTCCCAGATGGGACCAAAGTGACTTTTACCTGTGAAGTTGGCTACCAGTCTGCAGGAGGGTCTGGAGTCAGTACTTGTTCTGCTGGGAATTGGAGTCCTGTGAGGCTGCAATGCGAGA GGAAAAACTGTGGTGCACTTGAAGCTGTAATAAATGGTGACATAACTTACCCTACATCAACCCTGTTTGGTGATACAGCGGTGGTAACTTGCAACGCTGG ATACAGACGGGTTGGTCGAGAGACAATCCGCTGTGGAGACGCAGGTTGGTTGGACAGGTTGCCTGTATGTGAAG TGTCTAAGTGTGGTCCACCACCTGCGATAGCTGATGGCACATTCTATCCAGAAAAAGAAGAGTATGAATACAGGGAAGTTGTGCGTTACACCTGTCAGAAGGATTTAACTCTCAATGGATCCAAATCAGTCTCCTGTTCAGAAGATGGAACATTTACACCTGCAGCTCCAACATGTATAA ATGTTCAATGTGAAGCCCCAAATATCGACAATGCCGAATATATTGCAGGTTCTCTGAATTCTTACAAATACAAAGCTACAGTGACACATCAGTGCAGAACTGGATATATGATGATAGGACAAAGTACCTCTGTATGTGAAATAGATGGCGAGTGGTCACCTAAACTTCTGGAATGTCAAC GGAAAAACTGTGGTGCACTTGAAGCTGTAATAAATGGTACAATAACTTACCCTACATCAACCCTGTTTGGTGATACAGCGGTGGTAACTTGCAACACTGG ATACAAACTGGTTGGTCGAGATACAATCCGCTGTGGAGACGCAGGTTGGTTGGACAGGTTGCCTGTATGTGAAG AGGTTCAGTGTAAAGCCCCAAATATCGACAATGCCGACTTTACTTCAGGTTCTCGGTATCCTTACAAATACAAAGCTACAGTGACACATCAGTGCAGAACTGGATATATGATGATAGGACAAAGTACCTCTGTATGTGGAATAGATGGCCAGTGGTCACCTAAACTTCTGGAATGTAAAC CCAAAAACTGTTCCAAACCTGTCGGAGGAGTCAACATGAATTTGAAGGACAGAAATACGCCCACATTCCCACATGGAACGAGCGTTACGTTTGTCTGTGATGCTGGCTACGAGTCTGCAGGAGGCTCTGCAGTCACTACCTGTACTACGGGGAATTGGAGCCCTGTGACGCTGAAATGCGTGAAGA acaaCGGTGGAAGCAGCACTGGTACAACTGTGGGGATTATTATTGGATGTG CTTTCAGAAAGGCACTGCTGAAAATGAGACTACAGGTGACGGAAACTCTGTGGAGCTCCAGAGTGG tAAGCACAGCGCTGCTGTTGGTACAACATTACTGA
- the LOC109993154 gene encoding complement component receptor 1-like protein isoform X13, with protein sequence MAVCLVFLLSSLGLAITAQAQDCPKPVPGPNMNLKGNDIVLQEFPDGTKVTFTCEVGYQSAGGSGVSTCSAGNWSPVRLQCERKNCGALEAVINGDITYPTSTLFGDTAVVTCNAGYRRVGRETIRCGDAGWLDRLPVCEVSKCGPPPAIADGTFYPEKEEYEYREVVRYTCQKDLTLNGSKSVSCSEDGTFTPAAPTCINVQCEAPNIDNAEYIAGSLNSYKYKATVTHQCRTGYMMIGQSTSVCEIDGEWSPKLLECQRKNCGALEAVINGTITYPTSTLFGDTAVVTCNTGYKLVGRDTIRCGDAGWLDRLPVCEEVQCKAPNIDNADFTSGSRYPYKYKATVTHQCRTGYMMIGQSTSVCGIDGQWSPKLLECKPKNCSKPVGGVNMNLKDRNTPTFPHGTSVTFVCDAGYESAGGSAVTTCTTGNWSPVTLKCVKNNGGSSTGTTVGIIIGCVSTALLLVQHY encoded by the exons ATGGCTGTCTGTCTCGTCTTTCTACTCAGCAGTCTTGGCCTTGCTATTACTGCTCAAG CTCAAGACTGTCCCAAGCCTGTTCCAGGACCCAACATGAATTTAAAGGGCAATGACATAGTTTTGCAAGAATTCCCAGATGGGACCAAAGTGACTTTTACCTGTGAAGTTGGCTACCAGTCTGCAGGAGGGTCTGGAGTCAGTACTTGTTCTGCTGGGAATTGGAGTCCTGTGAGGCTGCAATGCGAGA GGAAAAACTGTGGTGCACTTGAAGCTGTAATAAATGGTGACATAACTTACCCTACATCAACCCTGTTTGGTGATACAGCGGTGGTAACTTGCAACGCTGG ATACAGACGGGTTGGTCGAGAGACAATCCGCTGTGGAGACGCAGGTTGGTTGGACAGGTTGCCTGTATGTGAAG TGTCTAAGTGTGGTCCACCACCTGCGATAGCTGATGGCACATTCTATCCAGAAAAAGAAGAGTATGAATACAGGGAAGTTGTGCGTTACACCTGTCAGAAGGATTTAACTCTCAATGGATCCAAATCAGTCTCCTGTTCAGAAGATGGAACATTTACACCTGCAGCTCCAACATGTATAA ATGTTCAATGTGAAGCCCCAAATATCGACAATGCCGAATATATTGCAGGTTCTCTGAATTCTTACAAATACAAAGCTACAGTGACACATCAGTGCAGAACTGGATATATGATGATAGGACAAAGTACCTCTGTATGTGAAATAGATGGCGAGTGGTCACCTAAACTTCTGGAATGTCAAC GGAAAAACTGTGGTGCACTTGAAGCTGTAATAAATGGTACAATAACTTACCCTACATCAACCCTGTTTGGTGATACAGCGGTGGTAACTTGCAACACTGG ATACAAACTGGTTGGTCGAGATACAATCCGCTGTGGAGACGCAGGTTGGTTGGACAGGTTGCCTGTATGTGAAG AGGTTCAGTGTAAAGCCCCAAATATCGACAATGCCGACTTTACTTCAGGTTCTCGGTATCCTTACAAATACAAAGCTACAGTGACACATCAGTGCAGAACTGGATATATGATGATAGGACAAAGTACCTCTGTATGTGGAATAGATGGCCAGTGGTCACCTAAACTTCTGGAATGTAAAC CCAAAAACTGTTCCAAACCTGTCGGAGGAGTCAACATGAATTTGAAGGACAGAAATACGCCCACATTCCCACATGGAACGAGCGTTACGTTTGTCTGTGATGCTGGCTACGAGTCTGCAGGAGGCTCTGCAGTCACTACCTGTACTACGGGGAATTGGAGCCCTGTGACGCTGAAATGCGTGAAGA acaaCGGTGGAAGCAGCACTGGTACAACTGTGGGGATTATTATTGGATGTG tAAGCACAGCGCTGCTGTTGGTACAACATTACTGA